From the genome of Ziziphus jujuba cultivar Dongzao chromosome 6, ASM3175591v1, one region includes:
- the LOC125418850 gene encoding uncharacterized protein LOC125418850, protein MFAKSSSSTIQATIRTLMYSRMIGGNVRDHCLMMMGHFSCTVVMGAKLDEEVQNDIILESLPNSVNKFKLNYDMLNMKLSPIDIMHQLESVEKTLVKLVGAYHVEGSYKPKGQPKCGKKNKK, encoded by the coding sequence ATGTTTGCTAAGAGCAGTAGTAGTACTATACAAGCAACAATAAGGACATTGATGTACTCTCGTATGATTGGAGGGAATGTTCGGGATCATTGTCTCATGATGATGGGGCATTTCAGTTGTACGGTGGTGATGGGGGCTAAGTTGGATGAAGAGGTGCAGAATGACATAATCTTGGAATCTCTACCTAATAGCgtcaataaattcaaattaaactaTGATATGCTTAATATGAAGCTTTCTCCTATTGATATTATGCATCAGCTTGAGAGTGTTGAAAAGACTCTCGTGAAGCTAGTAGGTGCATATCATGTTGAAGGTTCTTACAAACCTAAAGGACAACCTAAATgtggaaagaagaacaaaaagtag